In one Pseudoclavibacter sp. Marseille-Q3772 genomic region, the following are encoded:
- a CDS encoding APC family permease, with protein sequence MTTKPSANGQAASGASTVPATGPTNITDTGHIHVGKGLNTSALGIVGSTVISLASTAPLYSLAATLGWVILEVGEQAPVAFIAACIPMVFAALAYQELNREMPDCGTTFVWGTKAFGPIVGWIGGWAVAVSAVMVLANVAEISGKYLWYLVGLHDFAENRLIVVVTGIVFIAVMTVISTLGVQIGEKMQMALMVIQYAALAAFGVLAFIGATNGISPSPAEFDWQWFNPAEVESWSGFVAAVLLCLFIYWGWDTSLALNEETKNPRTTPGRAAMLTIAILLVTYVGVSVATMMFAGFGDTGIGLTNEANLDDVFTVLRDLLFGPWGWFLILAMIVSGASSTQTTILPTARGTLSMAVYRALPKQFAQVHKRFRTPWFSTTLMGIAAIVYYGVMSLISEAVLLDSITSMGLAVALYYAITAFSCVWYFRDQIFTSARNFFMQGLFPLLGGLMLTYAFIQSAIDMISVDYSYTVLLGVGGAFVVGVGSLALGFFLMGCWALSKSSRPFFRGESLNRDTPVLVPDEY encoded by the coding sequence ATGACGACAAAACCCAGCGCAAACGGCCAAGCCGCGAGTGGCGCCAGCACGGTACCGGCAACGGGACCGACCAATATCACCGACACCGGCCACATCCATGTGGGCAAAGGCCTCAACACCAGTGCGCTGGGAATCGTCGGTTCCACGGTCATCAGCCTTGCTTCTACCGCACCGCTGTACTCGCTTGCCGCGACCCTTGGCTGGGTGATCCTTGAGGTGGGCGAACAGGCACCGGTCGCGTTCATCGCTGCCTGCATCCCCATGGTGTTTGCCGCCCTCGCATACCAGGAACTCAATCGCGAGATGCCCGATTGCGGTACTACATTCGTGTGGGGCACGAAGGCATTCGGCCCGATTGTCGGCTGGATCGGTGGCTGGGCAGTCGCTGTGTCGGCGGTGATGGTGCTCGCCAATGTCGCCGAGATCAGCGGTAAGTATCTCTGGTATCTGGTCGGCCTGCACGATTTCGCCGAAAATCGGCTCATCGTCGTGGTCACCGGCATCGTGTTCATCGCGGTGATGACAGTGATTTCCACACTCGGCGTGCAAATTGGCGAGAAGATGCAGATGGCGCTCATGGTGATCCAATACGCCGCACTCGCCGCATTCGGTGTCCTAGCGTTCATCGGCGCCACCAACGGCATATCCCCCTCCCCCGCCGAATTTGATTGGCAGTGGTTCAACCCCGCCGAAGTCGAGTCCTGGTCAGGCTTTGTTGCCGCGGTGCTGCTGTGCCTGTTCATCTATTGGGGATGGGACACTTCCCTCGCGTTGAACGAGGAGACCAAGAACCCGCGCACTACCCCGGGCCGGGCAGCCATGCTGACCATTGCGATTCTGCTGGTGACCTACGTCGGCGTTTCCGTAGCAACGATGATGTTCGCCGGATTCGGTGACACCGGCATCGGCCTCACGAACGAAGCCAATCTCGACGATGTGTTTACGGTGCTGCGCGACCTGCTGTTCGGCCCGTGGGGTTGGTTCCTCATTCTGGCCATGATCGTCTCCGGCGCATCGTCAACCCAGACCACCATCCTGCCCACGGCCCGAGGCACCCTTTCGATGGCGGTCTACCGCGCGCTGCCCAAGCAGTTTGCGCAAGTACACAAGCGTTTCCGCACCCCGTGGTTCTCGACGACGCTGATGGGTATTGCAGCGATCGTGTACTACGGAGTCATGTCGCTCATCTCCGAGGCGGTGCTACTGGACTCAATCACGTCGATGGGATTGGCCGTCGCGCTCTACTACGCGATTACCGCCTTCTCATGCGTGTGGTACTTCCGCGACCAGATCTTCACATCAGCACGCAACTTCTTCATGCAGGGCCTGTTCCCGCTCTTGGGCGGACTCATGCTGACCTACGCCTTCATCCAATCGGCGATCGACATGATCAGTGTTGACTACAGTTACACCGTGCTCCTCGGTGTCGGCGGTGCCTTCGTTGTCGGTGTCGGCTCGCTCGCGCTCGGCTTCTTCCTCATGGGGTGCTGGGCACTCTCGAAGTCCTCCCGCCCGTTCTTCCGCGGTGAGAGCCTCAACCGAGACACCCCGGTACTGGTGCCAGATGAGTACTAA